The following are encoded together in the Conger conger chromosome 11, fConCon1.1, whole genome shotgun sequence genome:
- the tal2 gene encoding T-cell acute lymphocytic leukemia protein 2 yields MTRKVFTNTRERWRQQNVNSAFAELRKLIPTHPPEKKLSKNEILRLAMRYINFLVQLLETQSGQPADRAPPSLLTFLQGSVEHLHSARAWGLASDTDAPSPGSSCGSSEAW; encoded by the coding sequence ATGACCAGGAAGGTGTTCACCAACACCCGGGAGCGCTGGAGGCAGCAGAACGTGAACAGCGCCTTTGCCGAGCTGCGCAAGCTGATCCCCACCCACCCGCCGGAGAAGAAGCTGAGCAAGAACGAGATCCTGCGCTTAGCGATGCGCTACATCAACTTCCTGGTGCAGCTGCTGGAGACCCAGAGCGGGCAGCCGGCAGACCGggcacccccctccctgctcaCCTTCCTGCAGGGCAGCGTGGAGCACCTGCACTCCGCCCGGGCCTGGGGACTGGCCAGCGACACCGACGCCCCGTCGCCTGGATCCAGCTGCGGAAGCTCGGAGGCCTGGTAG